From a single Ornithodoros turicata isolate Travis chromosome 8, ASM3712646v1, whole genome shotgun sequence genomic region:
- the LOC135365943 gene encoding uncharacterized protein LOC135365943 produces the protein MSSHNNCCIVGCNATYANSPGVKFYSFPWKSYEKERRAIWVQLVRRLTASGKPWVPTKHSRICSKHFVGNAKSDNATHPAYNPSIFPEAYRKRQIRTTDRYERSKRRRDWVACNVLSAAPGPDNNDNCEPIASDTEDLAVVEDYAGCGMHEDEPPTKEAFTMTDESVESSRLLTFYCTRNGDDMGVQVSSIPTVDCGTLCPKAVHETRSAGPAYKETYFGGYKSIVDNEQRLLDLTGVTLVVLSLLQSLLPEKGRHAQELHINDKLLLFLMKLKHGLPFSCLGALFGVHRTTAAKAFKAVLFHLCATTKSWLFWPSRAAIKATMPPSFRHLYPDCRLIIDCTELKAEMPDGVRAQNMWYSHYKGTYTIKYLIGIAPNGLVTFLSPGFGGRASDPSVTVESGLLPRLEPGDLVLADKGFPGIRTGVGQQKATLVMPPFATKPQFTEAEVDATYETAAVRIHVERVIQRLRIFDILNRRIPHDLTEYMDKIMHIICVLTNLRPGIFQNSSEAVGSPMVQASVPVA, from the exons ATGTCCAGCCACAATAATTGCTGCATAGTTGGATGCAACGCGACTTATGCGAACTCTCCAGGTGTGAAATTTTACAGTTTTCCCTGGAAAAGTTACGAAAAGGAGCGACGCGCCATATGGGTGCAACTTGTTCGCCGGCTGAC TGCATCCGGCAAGCCGTGGGTGCCTACCAAGCACTCTCGAATATGCAGCAAGCACTTCGTTGGCAATGCAAAGTCCGACAATGCTACACACCCTGCCTACAACCCGTCAATCTTCCCCGAAGCGTACAGGAAGCGACAGATACGTACCACCGATCGCTACGAAAG GTCAAAACGGCGCAGAGACTGGGTTGCCTGTAACGTTCTATCTGCTGCACCGGGACCTGACAACAATGACAACTGTGAGCCCATCGCTTCTGACACTGAAGATCTCGCAGTAGTGGAAGATTATGCAGGATGTGGCatgcatgaagacgaaccaccaaCAAAGGAG GCCTTTACAATGACGGATGAGTCAGTCGAAAGCTCGAGGCTCTTAACTTTCTACTGCACTCGCAACGGTGATGACATGGGAGTTCAAGTCAGCAGCATTCCAACAGTTGACTGTGGCACCTTATGCCCAAAGGCAGTGCACGAGACACGGAGTGCTGGTCCAGCCTACAAGGAAACTTACTTCGGTGGCTATAAAAGCATTGTGGATAATGAGCAGCGGCTGTTGGATTTAACTGGTGTGACATTAGTG GTCCTCTCCCTTCTGCAAAGCCTCCTCCCAGAGAAAGGTCGCCATGCCCAAGAGCTGCACATTAACGACAAGCTCCTCCTTTTCCTGATGAAGCTGAAGCATGGCTTGCCCTTCTCATGTCTGGGCGCTCTATTTGGTGTCCATCGAACAACTGCTGCTAAGGCTTTCAAGGCTGTCCTTTTTCACCTCTGTGCCACTACAAAGTCATGGCTTTTCTGGCCCAGCAGAGCTGCAATCAAAGCAACTATGCCACCAAGCTTTCGTCATCTATACCCGGACTGTCGACTGATTATTGATTGCACAGAGTTGAAAGCAGAAATGCCAGACGGGGTCAGAGCACAGAACATGTGGTACTCTCACTACAAGGGCACATATACTATTAAGTATCTCATTGGAATAGCACCAAATGGACTAGTGACATTTCTTTCACCAGGCTTTGGTGGAAGAGCCAGTGACCCAAGTGTAACTGTAGAGTCAGGGCTTCTGCCGCGGCTAGAGCCAGGGGACCTTGTGCTCGCTGATAAAGGCTTTCCTGGAATCCGGACAGGTGTCGGGCAACAAAAAGCTACCCTAGTAATGCCTCCATTTGCAACCAAACCTCAGTTTACCGAGGCTGAGGTTGATGCAACCTACGAGACAGCGGCTGTACGCATACACGTTGAGAGGGTAATCCAAAGGCTACGGATCTTCGACATTTTAAACAGGAGGATACCACATGACCTCACAGAATACATGGACAAAATAATGCACATCATATGTGTCTTAACAAACTTGAGACCTGGCATATTTCAAAATAGTAGTGAAGCTGTGGGTTCACCAATGGTCCAGGCTTCTGTGCCAGTAGCGTAG